In the Desulfovibrio sp. genome, one interval contains:
- a CDS encoding acyltransferase: MFGIYRFFLSLLVVASHLLEPTMYKTGAQAVSCFFVLSGYLMAKSIDATYGRTWSGFFKYITNRVLRIYPTYWLVLLSSCLFLMFFPSKVLISQMVLTSDLSAVFANITLFNLYSYDNIFVPPAWSLTIELLFYIVIGLIPLDFKMARLGFILSVPLLAAVYFLGFDTNEHITRLAQGQLCFSLGAFVNYSSRQIRKYKLVYSIVILSLLIFSWYILSYFSLKIYPSIMYIGAFASGAMIIVLRSFSFENFSAPLGRQALVKADKFLGDIAYPLFLVHYFIGQLLAAVGIPPFTIPFFLSSLLTSIGISALMVKYFEDRINRLRDLVRGRKAFSASQGR, translated from the coding sequence ATGTTTGGCATCTACCGCTTTTTCCTTTCTTTGCTTGTAGTCGCATCTCACTTGTTGGAGCCTACAATGTACAAAACAGGCGCTCAAGCTGTGTCATGTTTCTTTGTTTTAAGCGGGTATCTAATGGCTAAGAGCATTGATGCAACATATGGAAGAACATGGAGTGGCTTTTTTAAATATATAACAAACAGAGTATTACGCATCTATCCGACGTATTGGCTTGTGTTGTTGTCGTCATGTCTTTTTTTAATGTTTTTTCCTTCAAAAGTATTAATATCACAAATGGTGCTGACGTCAGATCTGTCAGCTGTATTTGCCAATATTACCCTTTTTAACCTGTATAGTTACGATAATATATTTGTTCCACCAGCGTGGTCTTTGACAATCGAATTGTTGTTTTACATAGTCATTGGTCTTATTCCGCTAGATTTTAAGATGGCTCGCCTGGGTTTTATTTTAAGTGTGCCGTTGTTAGCAGCCGTGTATTTCTTAGGATTTGATACAAACGAACACATAACTCGCCTTGCACAAGGCCAGCTTTGCTTTTCTCTTGGGGCTTTTGTCAACTATTCTTCGCGTCAGATTCGCAAATACAAACTGGTATATTCTATAGTAATTTTATCACTACTTATATTTTCATGGTATATTTTAAGCTATTTCAGCTTGAAGATATATCCTTCAATAATGTATATAGGGGCATTCGCTAGCGGGGCTATGATTATAGTATTAAGATCGTTTTCTTTTGAAAATTTCTCAGCCCCCCTAGGCAGACAGGCTTTAGTAAAGGCTGATAAGTTTTTGGGGGACATTGCATACCCCCTCTTTCTTGTTCATTACTTCATAGGCCAGCTATTGGCTGCAGTGGGTATTCCTCCTTTTACCATCCCATTTTTTCTAAGTTCATTGCTTACTTCTATTGGCATATCAGCTCTGATGGTAAAATATTTTGAAGATCGAATTAATCGGTTACGCGACTTGGTACGAGGACGGAAGGCATTTTCTGCGTCTCAAGGCCGCTAA
- a CDS encoding class I SAM-dependent methyltransferase codes for MESPYKKSELYQPKTISANIHDIIDSNLYAHKQLLEKVNLVAKYINPTSTLLDLGCGNGATLAYFQGKAGTLLGVDFSERFVEFANAQFAQGYSNIQFFTSDICNSFELPSLVDCAYSFSCLYYITDFSGFCTSLSNHIRPNGIAILDLGNKRSLNTFCCRYYEREDGYAQNTADKIEKQMAILHDAGFDVLEHRSFQFLPLWAGKPKFLWPLLHPKWNDWLKVRWRGRMLDEWLSSAPMLWRLAFRHLVVCQKRGN; via the coding sequence AAATATACATGATATTATTGATTCGAATCTCTATGCCCACAAGCAACTACTTGAGAAAGTAAATCTCGTTGCAAAATATATCAATCCCACATCCACATTATTAGACCTTGGATGCGGGAATGGAGCCACATTGGCATACTTTCAAGGCAAGGCTGGAACTTTGTTGGGAGTAGATTTTTCTGAAAGGTTTGTGGAGTTTGCCAATGCACAATTTGCGCAAGGCTACTCGAATATACAATTCTTCACCTCGGATATATGTAACAGCTTTGAGCTGCCATCTCTGGTGGACTGTGCATACTCCTTTTCATGTCTATACTATATAACAGATTTTTCGGGGTTTTGCACAAGTCTGTCAAACCATATTAGGCCTAATGGTATAGCTATTTTAGACTTGGGCAATAAGCGTTCACTCAATACTTTCTGCTGTAGGTATTATGAACGTGAAGACGGATATGCACAAAATACAGCAGATAAGATTGAAAAGCAGATGGCCATACTACATGATGCAGGTTTTGATGTTTTGGAACACAGAAGTTTTCAATTTCTTCCCCTATGGGCAGGTAAGCCAAAATTTTTATGGCCATTATTACACCCCAAATGGAATGATTGGCTAAAAGTTCGGTGGCGGGGGAGGATGCTTGACGAGTGGTTGAGTTCGGCCCCCATGCTATGGAGATTGGCCTTTAGGCATCTGGTGGTATGCCAAAAGAGAGGCAATTGA